From Anticarsia gemmatalis isolate Benzon Research Colony breed Stoneville strain chromosome 27, ilAntGemm2 primary, whole genome shotgun sequence, one genomic window encodes:
- the LOC142984675 gene encoding uncharacterized protein LOC142984675, whose translation MIPYRNCEIFASVIFYFAIKIICSFVIWFRGMYKKQPTLTSIPERNECEDEYNTTKWVPKKKHEVLKAKYKCLKKLFQIYDASVIGILPESYGTEGYLEEEIQTKKRRKKRSHRTKTDACAGTTEVSSGDVTQHSAVEDTEKESIATAVIRDLKMTQQSCTSTQIDDVKDYKYAATQDSKENVVTRCPSVVAEQECEYTQTSEQHPIPYLVMNEKRRLTRFQCFIHRLFGLRQDRCYKNYVLPNGHVYAASDNNITHNYNYGVCEKRRRRGIRFRRLRRPKKIQSEIALRDVRSPMILTYVQSVQRNCLMDTTPRQCPIVGCRMIFYGIINYNDHLNLCHFVGRRFICHYCHEGFEKELDKLIHENEHIGITKLQSDPTSSSAPVRPSSYKMNNTQTDPEVTKCEVPEDKLKKIVSFFEKINDPDQMLTEIRKNRFSDLDQSKTETAVTAEETSDSDKRTVSCVNLNRKESRLKYNSGESQTSLRRTSNSQVGCHFCGEKFDYRRQLSLHVDLEHRVHDKFSKFHSCAGILNTKSNRIDMVSEDGRINVQSISRRKSDVSLSGDPSMNTVYTSVDTIKKPSVVDNIVKKVRTGINSYKWEPGTKIIRV comes from the exons ATGATACCGTATCGAAATTGCGAAATATTCGCTAGTGTCATATTCTATTTTGCGATCAAAATTATTTGTAGCTTTGTGATTTGGTTCCGCGGCATGTACAAAAAACAACCAACTCTAACTAGCATACCGGAGCGAAACGAGTGTGAGGACGAATACAACACCACTAAATGGGTACCTAAGAAAAAACACGAAGTACTTAAAgcaaaatacaaatgtttaaaaaaactatttcaaatttACGATGCGAGTGTGATCGGCATTCTGCCGGAGTCTTATGGAACTGAAGGTTACTTGGAAGAAGAAATACAGACTAAAAAAAGGCGTAAGAAGCGTTCGCACCGAACTAAGACGGACGCTTGCGCTGGAACTACTGAAGTGTCGAGCGGAGATGTGACGCAACATTCGGCTGTTGAGGACACAGAGAAGGAGTCTATCGCGACCGCTGTGATTAGAGACTTGAAGATGACCCAGCAGTCTTGCACGTCTACTCAAATAGACGACGTAAAAGATTACAAGTACGCGGCAACGCAAGACTCTAAAGAGAATGTAGTTACTCGCTGTCCTAGCGTTGTTGCTGAGCAAGAATGCGAATACACGCAGACAAGCGAACAGCATCCAATTCCTTACCTCGTGATGAATGAGAAGCGTAGATTGACGCGTTTCCAATGCTTCATACATAGATTATTCGGGCTCCGTCAAGACAGATGCTACAAGAACTATGTTTTGCCAAACGGCCACGTGTACGCGGCAAGTGATAACAACATCACTCATAATTATAACTACGGTGTGTGTGAGAAGCGAAGGCGTCGAGGGATCAGGTTCCGCCGGCTGCGTCGTCCGAAGAAGATCCAGTCGGAGATAGCTCTGCGAGACGTGAGGAGTCCGATGATATTGACGTATGTTCAGTCTGTACAGCGCAACTGCTTGATGGATACCACGCCGCGGCAGTGCCCCATTGTTGGCTGTAGGATGATTTTCTATG GTATAATCAACTACAACGATCACCTCAACCTGTGCCATTTCGTTGGCCGGCGGTTCATCTGCCACTACTGTCACGAAGGTTTCGAGAAGGAACTCGACAAGCTCATTCATGAGAACGAACACATTGGAATCACGAAGTTACAGTCAGACCCCACATCTTCTTCCGCACCCGTCAGACCTTCATCTTACAAGATGAATAACACGCAAACCGATCCAGAAGTCACTAAATGCGAGGTCCCAGAAGataaactaaagaaaatagtatcaTTTTTCGAGAAAATCAATGATCCTGATCAAATGCTGACTGAAATTCGCAAGAACAGGTTTTCGGATCTCGATCAGTCGAAGACTGAAACGGCTGTGACTGCGGAGGAAACTTCGGATTCGGACAAAAGGACCGTGAGTTGTGTGAACTTGAACCGCAAGGAGTCACGGCTGAAGTATAATTCTGGAGAGTCGCAAACCAGTTTGAGACGAACCTCGAACTCGCAAGTTGGCTGCCATTTTTGTGGGGAGAAGTTTGACTATAG ACGCCAACTAAGCCTGCACGTGGACCTAGAACACCGTGTTCACGACAAATTCTCCAAGTTCCACAGTTGCGCCGGCATTCTGAACACCAAATCCAATCGAATCGACATGGTCTCCGAAGACGGGAGAATCAACGTGCAAAGT ATATCTCGGCGAAAGTCTGATGTAAGTCTTAGCGGTGATCCTTCAATGAACACGGTGTATACGTCGGTCGACACGATAAAAAAGCCGTCTGTCGTAGACAATATCGTTAAGAAAGTCCGTACTGGTATAAACTCGTACAAATGGGAGCCGGGAACTAAAATTATTCGTGTTTAG
- the Smox gene encoding smad on X protein isoform X1, with translation MFPLTPPVVKRLLGWKKGPEGSSAAEDKWSEKAVKSLVKKLKKSGALEELEKAISSQNSHTKCVTIPRVKPNENVINGQYRKGLPHVVYCRLWRWPQLQSQHELKPVDHCEYAYQLKKDEVCINPYHYNKIDSPALPPILVPRCGEVEARAPPPYSDYHHDHHDHHPAHHDHTDAVMQQGGVVGVGVGVGAHSAMYLEATLAQQVPGNTTVHVSSSTVETPPPGYISEDGDPMDHNDNMIHYVTDLTRLTPSPPGLTAEAAPVLYHEPAFWCSISYYELNTRVGETFHASQPSITVDGFTDPSNSERFCLGLLSNVNRNEVVEQTRRHIGKGVRLYYIGGEVFAECLSDSSIFVQSPNCNQRYGWHPATVCKIPPGCNLKIFNNQEFAALLSQSVSQGFEAVFQLTRMCTIRMSFVKGWGAEYRRQTVTSTPCWIELHLNGPLQWLDRVLTQMGSPRLPCSSMS, from the exons ATGTTTCCTTTAACTCCACCGGTGGTGAAACGGCTGCTGGGGTGGAAAAAGGGACCCGAAGGATCTTCCGCGGCCGAGGATAAATGGTCAGAGAAGGCAGTAAAGAGTTTAgtaaagaaattaaagaaaagtGGAGCTCTTGAAGAGCTGGAAAAAGCTATTTCAAGCCAGAACAGTCATACTAAATGCGTTACAATTCCCAG aGTGAAACCGAATGAGAACGTGATAAATGGTCAATACCGCAAGGGATTGCCGCATGTTGTCTACTGCAGGCTGTGGCGCTGGCCGCAGCTACAG aGCCAGCATGAACTGAAGCCAGTAGACCACTGTGAGTACGCCTACCAGTTGAAGAAGGACGAGGTCTGCATCAACCCATACCATTACAATAAAATCGACTCACCAG CGTTGCCGCCGATCCTGGTGCCGCGCTGCGGCGAGGTggaggcgcgcgcgccgccgccgtaCTCGGACTACCACCACGACCACCACGACCACCACCCCGCGCACCACGACCACACGGACGC TGTAATGCAGCAAGGCGGCGTGGTGGGAGTGGGCGTGGGCGTGGGAGCGCACAGCGCCATGTATCTTGAAGCCACGCTGGCCCAGCAGGTGCCCGGAAACACCACTGTGCATGT GAGTTCGTCGACCGTGGAGACCCCGCCGCCCGGCTACATCAGCGAGGACGGCGACCCCATGGACCATAACGACAACATGA TCCACTACGTGACAGACCTGACCCGGCTGACGCCGTCGCCGCCCGGGCTGACGGCGGAGGCGGCGCCCGTGCTGTACCACGAGCCCGCCTTCTGGTGCAGCATCAGCTACTACGAGCTCAACACCAGGGTCGGCGAGACCTTCCACGCCTCGCAGCCATCCATCACCGTGGACGGCTTCACTGACCCCAGCAACAGCGAGAG GTTCTGCCTGGGTCTGCTGTCGAACGTGAACAGGAACGAGGTTGTGGAACAAACGCGTCGACACATCGGCAAGGGAGTCAGACTCTATTATATTGGAG GCGAGGTGTTCGCGGAGTGCCTGAGCGACTCGTCGATATTCGTGCAGAGCCCCAACTGCAACCAGCGCTACGGCTGGCACCCCGCCACCGTCTGCAAGATACCGCCAG GTTGCAATCTAAAGATCTTCAACAACCAAGAGTTCGCGGCGCTGCTGTCGCAGTCGGTGTCGCAGGGCTTCGAGGCCGTGTTCCAACTCACGCGCATGTGCACCATACGGATGAGCTTCGTCAAGGGATGGGGCGCGGAGTACAG ACGTCAGACGGTGACGTCGACGCCGTGCTGGATCGAGCTGCACCTGAACGGTCCGCTGCAGTGGCTGGACCGCGTGCTCACGCAGATGGGCTCGCCGCGCCTGCCCTGCTCCTCCATGTCGTAG
- the Smox gene encoding smad on X protein isoform X2 produces the protein MFPLTPPVVKRLLGWKKGPEGSSAAEDKWSEKAVKSLVKKLKKSGALEELEKAISSQNSHTKCVTIPRVKPNENVINGQYRKGLPHVVYCRLWRWPQLQSQHELKPVDHCEYAYQLKKDEVCINPYHYNKIDSPALPPILVPRCGEVEARAPPPYSDYHHDHHDHHPAHHDHTDAVMQQGGVVGVGVGVGAHSAMYLEATLAQQVPGNTTVHVSSSTVETPPPGYISEDGDPMDHNDNMNLTRLTPSPPGLTAEAAPVLYHEPAFWCSISYYELNTRVGETFHASQPSITVDGFTDPSNSERFCLGLLSNVNRNEVVEQTRRHIGKGVRLYYIGGEVFAECLSDSSIFVQSPNCNQRYGWHPATVCKIPPGCNLKIFNNQEFAALLSQSVSQGFEAVFQLTRMCTIRMSFVKGWGAEYRRQTVTSTPCWIELHLNGPLQWLDRVLTQMGSPRLPCSSMS, from the exons ATGTTTCCTTTAACTCCACCGGTGGTGAAACGGCTGCTGGGGTGGAAAAAGGGACCCGAAGGATCTTCCGCGGCCGAGGATAAATGGTCAGAGAAGGCAGTAAAGAGTTTAgtaaagaaattaaagaaaagtGGAGCTCTTGAAGAGCTGGAAAAAGCTATTTCAAGCCAGAACAGTCATACTAAATGCGTTACAATTCCCAG aGTGAAACCGAATGAGAACGTGATAAATGGTCAATACCGCAAGGGATTGCCGCATGTTGTCTACTGCAGGCTGTGGCGCTGGCCGCAGCTACAG aGCCAGCATGAACTGAAGCCAGTAGACCACTGTGAGTACGCCTACCAGTTGAAGAAGGACGAGGTCTGCATCAACCCATACCATTACAATAAAATCGACTCACCAG CGTTGCCGCCGATCCTGGTGCCGCGCTGCGGCGAGGTggaggcgcgcgcgccgccgccgtaCTCGGACTACCACCACGACCACCACGACCACCACCCCGCGCACCACGACCACACGGACGC TGTAATGCAGCAAGGCGGCGTGGTGGGAGTGGGCGTGGGCGTGGGAGCGCACAGCGCCATGTATCTTGAAGCCACGCTGGCCCAGCAGGTGCCCGGAAACACCACTGTGCATGT GAGTTCGTCGACCGTGGAGACCCCGCCGCCCGGCTACATCAGCGAGGACGGCGACCCCATGGACCATAACGACAACATGA ACCTGACCCGGCTGACGCCGTCGCCGCCCGGGCTGACGGCGGAGGCGGCGCCCGTGCTGTACCACGAGCCCGCCTTCTGGTGCAGCATCAGCTACTACGAGCTCAACACCAGGGTCGGCGAGACCTTCCACGCCTCGCAGCCATCCATCACCGTGGACGGCTTCACTGACCCCAGCAACAGCGAGAG GTTCTGCCTGGGTCTGCTGTCGAACGTGAACAGGAACGAGGTTGTGGAACAAACGCGTCGACACATCGGCAAGGGAGTCAGACTCTATTATATTGGAG GCGAGGTGTTCGCGGAGTGCCTGAGCGACTCGTCGATATTCGTGCAGAGCCCCAACTGCAACCAGCGCTACGGCTGGCACCCCGCCACCGTCTGCAAGATACCGCCAG GTTGCAATCTAAAGATCTTCAACAACCAAGAGTTCGCGGCGCTGCTGTCGCAGTCGGTGTCGCAGGGCTTCGAGGCCGTGTTCCAACTCACGCGCATGTGCACCATACGGATGAGCTTCGTCAAGGGATGGGGCGCGGAGTACAG ACGTCAGACGGTGACGTCGACGCCGTGCTGGATCGAGCTGCACCTGAACGGTCCGCTGCAGTGGCTGGACCGCGTGCTCACGCAGATGGGCTCGCCGCGCCTGCCCTGCTCCTCCATGTCGTAG